The Triticum aestivum cultivar Chinese Spring chromosome 7B, IWGSC CS RefSeq v2.1, whole genome shotgun sequence genome window below encodes:
- the LOC123157381 gene encoding sarcoplasmic reticulum histidine-rich calcium-binding protein isoform X3, which produces MEAVRIYWRSGAGFIEVATLSPIGPPCALEGSFEIPEDDIEHVGGEGLYLALVQGGHVSDLARMIFCSGDSRNDDGEEDYYSPDLLTCRGSSSHSSGGVNESEKHTFGLMGWEEGRWEDKITFSEEEEEEEENDDDDTTSSEKGLIFWKQGYDEFGSEDDEVVGKGTGSEEEHKLEERHQEEGREESHQEENDDNDTTSSEGKGLIFWQEGHDEFRSEDDEDVEKGTGSEEEHKSEQSHQEEGPEEEDFQTVQMKLRLWPSRKHALVKIFRGKKWIITKDYCLAWLRPEEMDEFDFRLDFDESQILRESDFMMDFEILMAPSHVLNDVVAMIKPSICNFTILKKVGH; this is translated from the exons ATGGAGGCTGTCCGTATCTACTGGAGATCGGGGGCTGGCTTCATTGAAGTAGCAACATTAAGCCCCATCGGTCCACCTTGCGCACTGGAGGGCAGCTTTGAAATTCCTGAGGATGACATAGAGCACGTCGGCGGCGAGGGATTGTACCTCGCGCTTGTCCAAGGTGGAcacgtcagcgaccttgcgcgcatGATATTTTGTAGTGGTGATTCAAGGAACGATGATGGGGAAGAGGACTACTATTCCCCCGATCTGTTGACTTGCCGAGGGTCTTCATCCCATTCAAGTGGTGGCGTGAATGAGTCGGAGAAACACACGTTTGGGCTGATGGGGTGGGAGGAGGGTAGATGGGAGGATAAGATAACGttcagcgaggaggaggaggaggaggaggagaatgatgatgatgatacaACATCCAGTGAGAAGGGGTTGATTTTTTGGAAGCAAGGTTATGATGAATTCGGAAGTGAGGATGATGAGGTTGTGGGAAAGGGCACAGGGAGCGAGGAGGAGCACAAGTTGGAGGAGAGACACCAGGAGGAGGGGCGTGAAGAGAGCCACCAGGAGGAGAATGATGATAATGATACGACATCCAGCGAGGGGAAGGGGTTGATTTTTTGGCAGGAAGGTCATGATGAATTCAGAagtgaggatgatgaggatgtGGAAAAGGGCACAGGGAGCGAGGAGGAGCACAAGTCGGAGCAGAGCCACCAGGAGGAGGGTCCTGAGGAAGAGGATTTCCAAACTGTACAAATGAAGCTTAGATTGTGGCCATCGAGGAAACATGCTCTTGTTAAAATATTCC GTGGCAAAAAATGGATTATTACAAAGGATTACTGCCTTGCTTGGCTCAGGCCTGAAGAAATGGATGAATTTGATTTCAGATTAGACTTCGACGAGTCACAGATCTTGAGGGAATCTGACTTCATGATGGATTTTGAAATTCTTATG GCTCCTTCACATGTTCTTAATGACGTCGTTGCAATGATCAAGCCATCCATCTGCAACTTTACAATTCTTAAAAAAGTTG